One window of the Ignavibacteria bacterium genome contains the following:
- a CDS encoding succinate dehydrogenase/fumarate reductase iron-sulfur subunit, which produces MNFKLKIWRQKNSKDSGRFVDYSVANISEDTSFLEMLDILNEDLIAKNEEPVAFDHDCREGICGMCSLHISGRPHGPRQKVTACQLFMRSFKEGETITVEPWRAKPFPVIKDCITDRSAFDRIMQSGGFISASTGSAPDGNAVPIPKKDAELAMDAAACIGCGACVAACKNASAMLFVAAKVSHLGHLPQGKVERKERVLNMVAQMDKEGFGSCTNTYACEAECPKGISVANIAFLNREYLKAGLS; this is translated from the coding sequence ATGAACTTTAAGTTGAAAATATGGCGTCAAAAGAATTCGAAAGATTCAGGCAGATTTGTTGATTATTCGGTAGCTAATATTTCTGAAGACACATCTTTCCTTGAGATGCTCGACATCCTGAACGAGGACCTTATCGCCAAAAATGAGGAACCTGTAGCATTCGATCACGACTGCCGTGAAGGTATTTGCGGGATGTGCAGCCTCCACATAAGTGGCAGACCGCACGGTCCGCGACAGAAAGTGACTGCGTGCCAGTTGTTTATGAGATCCTTCAAAGAAGGTGAGACCATTACTGTCGAGCCATGGCGTGCAAAACCGTTCCCTGTAATTAAGGATTGCATCACAGATCGTTCGGCTTTCGACAGAATAATGCAGTCGGGTGGTTTTATTTCTGCTAGCACGGGTTCTGCTCCCGATGGTAATGCAGTTCCGATTCCCAAAAAGGATGCTGAGCTTGCTATGGATGCTGCTGCCTGCATCGGATGCGGGGCATGTGTTGCCGCGTGTAAAAATGCCTCAGCCATGCTGTTTGTTGCAGCAAAAGTCTCACACCTCGGTCACCTTCCTCAAGGGAAAGTGGAAAGGAAAGAGAGAGTGCTCAACATGGTTGCTCAGATGGACAAAGAAGGTTTCGGATCATGTACAAATACTTACGCGTGCGAAGCTGAATGTCCAAAAGGTATCTCAGTAGCAAATATTGCATTCCTCAATCGTGAATACCTGAAAGCAGGTTTATCGTAA
- the obgE gene encoding GTPase ObgE: MFIDFVSIEISAGSGGDGAVAFRREKFVPKGGPSGGDGGDGGSVYIYADHNLHTLLDFRYKKKYAAEDGKPGGTSLKDGRKGEDLIIKVPVGTIIKDADTGKIVLDVKKAGETYLIAKGGKGGKGNSKFATAVNRTPRTAEPGTPGKGFKADLELKLLADVGLVGFPNAGKSTLISVISEAKPKIANYPFTTLEPNLGIVRVGDYDSFTMADIPGIIEGASEGKGLGIQFLKHIERTGILLFLLDITSDDYNRDLATLLNEMKKFSPTLAKKKKILALTKADLLDEESVLALQKVKIKGYRGKPMIISSASRLNIDLLVKRLWDEMQKKESK; encoded by the coding sequence GTGTTTATAGATTTTGTAAGTATAGAAATTTCAGCAGGATCAGGCGGCGATGGTGCAGTAGCGTTCAGGAGAGAGAAGTTTGTTCCGAAAGGCGGACCGTCAGGCGGTGACGGAGGTGACGGGGGCTCGGTTTATATATATGCCGACCATAACCTTCACACTCTGCTTGACTTCAGATATAAAAAGAAATATGCGGCCGAAGACGGTAAACCGGGTGGAACCTCCCTTAAGGACGGGCGGAAAGGGGAAGACCTGATAATAAAGGTTCCGGTTGGTACCATTATTAAAGATGCCGACACAGGAAAAATTGTTCTTGATGTCAAAAAAGCAGGCGAAACCTACCTCATTGCAAAAGGGGGAAAGGGGGGCAAAGGAAATTCAAAGTTTGCTACAGCAGTAAACAGAACTCCCAGAACCGCCGAACCGGGAACACCCGGCAAAGGTTTTAAAGCCGATCTTGAACTGAAACTGCTCGCAGATGTCGGACTCGTCGGTTTCCCGAATGCAGGAAAATCCACTCTCATTTCAGTGATTTCCGAAGCCAAACCAAAAATTGCAAATTATCCGTTTACTACTCTTGAACCAAACCTCGGAATTGTCCGCGTGGGAGATTATGACTCTTTCACGATGGCGGATATCCCCGGTATAATTGAGGGAGCCAGCGAAGGGAAAGGGTTGGGAATCCAGTTTCTAAAACACATCGAAAGAACAGGTATTCTTCTTTTTCTCCTCGACATTACATCAGATGACTACAATCGCGATCTGGCTACACTTCTGAATGAGATGAAAAAATTCAGTCCAACTCTTGCAAAAAAGAAGAAAATTCTTGCTCTGACAAAAGCGGATCTGTTGGATGAGGAAAGTGTCTTAGCACTTCAAAAAGTAAAAATAAAAGGCTATCGGGGAAAACCGATGATTATCTCTTCTGCATCCCGTTTGAATATCGACCTGCTCGTTAAGAGACTCTGGGATGAAATGCAGAAAAAGGAAAGCAAATAA
- a CDS encoding M48 family metalloprotease: MRIHKYSAVVLSVAFTFFISACSSLGLNIFSDADEVSLGSNVAAEIAADPKEYPIFRGDPAVKQYLNDRIFYHLLQSNSITKKNVYTYQLEIIDRPDVLNAFALPGGRVYVYTGLLKYLDSEAALAGVLGHEIAHAERRHATQRMTAQYGTSMLIGLVLGQNPNKYVEIAANLFAGLSLLSNSRSNEDESDKYSIEYLKDTRYYPGGVKFFFEKMRDDGKVSSKSGGLETFLSTHPDPIARISSTDQRLKEKGMAVFSYTNYAGQGVFREEYKRNIIDKLPK, encoded by the coding sequence ATGAGAATCCATAAGTATAGTGCGGTTGTCCTATCAGTCGCATTTACATTCTTCATTTCAGCCTGTTCCAGCCTTGGACTGAATATATTTTCAGACGCTGATGAAGTATCACTGGGGTCCAATGTCGCTGCAGAAATAGCAGCAGACCCGAAGGAATACCCCATATTCAGGGGTGATCCTGCAGTAAAGCAATATTTGAACGACAGGATTTTTTATCATCTTCTTCAATCAAATTCGATTACCAAAAAAAATGTTTACACCTATCAGTTGGAAATTATCGACAGACCCGATGTTCTAAACGCATTCGCCCTTCCGGGTGGAAGAGTTTATGTTTATACAGGACTCTTGAAGTATCTTGATTCTGAAGCTGCACTCGCCGGTGTTCTTGGACACGAAATCGCACACGCCGAACGGAGGCACGCAACCCAGAGAATGACCGCACAGTATGGCACATCAATGTTGATCGGCCTTGTTTTGGGTCAGAATCCCAACAAGTATGTGGAAATTGCAGCAAATCTTTTTGCCGGTTTATCTTTGCTCTCCAACAGCCGTTCGAATGAGGATGAAAGTGACAAGTATTCAATCGAATACCTGAAAGACACCCGCTATTATCCCGGTGGGGTGAAATTCTTTTTCGAAAAGATGAGAGATGACGGAAAAGTCAGTTCCAAAAGTGGCGGACTTGAGACATTTCTTTCCACCCATCCCGATCCGATTGCAAGAATTTCAAGTACAGATCAGCGACTTAAAGAAAAAGGTATGGCAGTATTTTCCTACACAAACTACGCCGGACAAGGTGTATTCAGAGAAGAGTACAAAAGAAACATTATCGATAAATTGCCAAAATAG
- a CDS encoding S9 family peptidase encodes MRIFATIIFAVLFVFSAVPQDKKPLTAEDIWKMKRIGSFVVNPAKTEALFSVTTYDASKNESESDLFLLDLKTSEYRKFTSSKGGESSPVWSPDGKKIAFVAKREGDERGQIYIISREGGEAVRLTEMPLGATSIKWFPDGKKIAFAANTYPEAQGNLDTLKKLIKAKKENKVTAKVTEDRYYRYWDSWLTDGFVTHLYAVDVATGKVTDLTPANEAILSAGGSGADYDISPDGGQIVLSANVTPKPYFKELNFDLFLLKTDGSGKMENITVSNLAGDGSARFSPCGNFIYYLKTLDVNKLAENNKLSRFELSSKKDTLLTAKIDLSIGEFEFDAKTGTIYFACDYKGRTGIFKINPDGGDLQNVFADGTNSSVDPDSNMVWFLNQNNTTPQRIVSYDQSSKKLNKIVDLNEELTAKIQFGKFEEHYYIGADKDSVQLFLLYPPNFDKTKKYPLIHLIHGGPHGAFSDDFHYRWNSQVFAAMGYVVAMVNFHGSTGFGEKFAESIVGAHGDKPYTDIMNANEFLFDKFDFIDENKVGAAGGSYGGYLVNYISGQTNKFSALVSHAGVYNYYGQFASDMTHFRELAYGGAPWYNQEQVLKYSPSSYANKMITPMLVIHGEKDYRVVVTQGLELYGVLKGKGVPARLVYFPDENHWVMQAQNSIFWYKEVKDWFDRFLKL; translated from the coding sequence ATGAGAATCTTTGCAACCATCATTTTTGCCGTTTTATTCGTTTTTTCCGCTGTTCCACAGGATAAAAAACCACTGACAGCCGAAGATATCTGGAAAATGAAACGAATCGGAAGTTTTGTTGTAAATCCTGCAAAAACCGAAGCGTTATTTTCAGTAACCACTTACGACGCATCCAAAAATGAATCCGAAAGCGACCTTTTTCTGCTTGATCTAAAGACTTCCGAATACAGAAAGTTTACTTCAAGCAAGGGGGGTGAATCATCACCTGTATGGTCACCCGACGGGAAAAAGATCGCTTTCGTTGCAAAGAGAGAAGGTGATGAGCGGGGACAAATCTATATCATCTCCCGTGAGGGTGGGGAAGCAGTTCGCCTTACCGAAATGCCACTCGGCGCCACCTCGATAAAGTGGTTCCCCGATGGGAAGAAAATCGCCTTTGCTGCAAATACATATCCTGAAGCTCAGGGAAATCTTGATACTCTGAAAAAGCTTATTAAGGCCAAAAAAGAGAACAAGGTTACCGCAAAAGTCACCGAAGACAGATATTATCGCTACTGGGACAGTTGGCTGACTGACGGATTTGTTACGCATCTTTATGCAGTAGATGTTGCAACCGGAAAAGTGACCGATCTTACCCCTGCAAACGAAGCAATACTCTCAGCAGGGGGAAGTGGTGCGGATTACGACATTTCACCTGACGGTGGGCAGATCGTACTTTCGGCAAATGTAACACCAAAACCATATTTTAAAGAATTGAATTTCGACCTCTTCCTCCTTAAAACTGATGGCAGTGGTAAAATGGAAAACATCACCGTCAGCAATTTGGCAGGTGATGGAAGTGCCCGCTTTTCACCGTGTGGCAATTTTATTTACTACCTTAAAACACTCGATGTGAATAAACTCGCGGAGAACAACAAACTCTCAAGATTCGAACTTTCCTCTAAGAAGGATACACTTCTTACTGCAAAAATTGATCTTTCAATTGGTGAATTTGAATTTGATGCAAAAACAGGCACCATTTATTTTGCATGTGATTATAAAGGACGGACAGGAATTTTTAAAATCAATCCTGATGGTGGAGATTTACAAAATGTTTTCGCGGACGGTACTAACAGCAGCGTCGATCCCGATAGCAATATGGTCTGGTTTCTGAATCAGAACAATACTACTCCCCAAAGAATTGTGTCTTATGATCAGTCTTCCAAAAAGCTCAACAAAATTGTCGATCTGAACGAAGAGCTGACAGCAAAAATCCAATTCGGGAAATTTGAAGAGCATTATTATATCGGTGCAGACAAAGATTCTGTGCAGCTTTTCCTCCTTTATCCCCCAAACTTTGATAAGACAAAAAAATATCCCCTTATTCACCTCATTCATGGTGGTCCACACGGAGCATTTAGCGATGATTTCCATTACAGATGGAATTCACAGGTTTTTGCTGCTATGGGGTATGTGGTTGCGATGGTTAATTTCCACGGGAGCACAGGATTCGGAGAGAAATTCGCTGAATCAATCGTGGGAGCCCACGGTGACAAACCATATACCGACATAATGAATGCCAATGAATTTCTTTTCGACAAGTTCGATTTTATTGATGAAAACAAGGTCGGAGCTGCCGGTGGGAGTTACGGAGGATATCTTGTGAATTACATCTCCGGACAGACGAATAAATTTTCGGCTCTCGTTTCTCATGCCGGTGTTTACAATTATTACGGGCAGTTTGCCTCGGATATGACTCACTTCCGTGAACTTGCTTACGGCGGTGCTCCCTGGTACAATCAGGAACAGGTTCTTAAGTACAGCCCGTCATCATATGCAAACAAGATGATTACACCAATGTTGGTCATTCACGGCGAAAAGGATTATCGTGTAGTTGTCACACAGGGACTTGAGTTATACGGTGTCCTTAAAGGGAAGGGTGTTCCTGCCCGTCTCGTCTATTTCCCCGACGAAAACCATTGGGTGATGCAGGCGCAAAATTCTATCTTCTGGTACAAGGAAGTAAAAGACTGGTTCGACAGATTCTTGAAATTATAA
- the tnpA gene encoding IS200/IS605 family transposase: MSYSTFTQIYLHIVFAVKSREKVLKSTFRQEVLKFITTMIQDRKHKVREINGVEDHIHILIGYNPNQSLPDLIRDIKSESSKFINEKRFIRGHFSWQEGYGAFSIGKTELDRIHTYIRNQEVHHLEESSISEIRRFLASYGHENPENYK; encoded by the coding sequence ATGTCATATTCAACATTCACACAAATATATTTACACATAGTTTTTGCAGTTAAATCAAGAGAAAAAGTTCTCAAATCAACATTTCGTCAAGAAGTGTTAAAATTCATTACCACAATGATTCAAGATCGCAAGCACAAAGTGCGTGAAATCAACGGTGTCGAAGATCATATACATATCCTCATCGGGTATAATCCCAATCAATCTCTTCCCGACTTGATCCGCGACATCAAATCAGAATCATCAAAATTTATAAACGAAAAGCGATTTATTCGCGGGCATTTTAGTTGGCAAGAGGGTTACGGTGCTTTTTCCATTGGGAAAACGGAGTTGGATAGAATTCATACATATATCCGTAATCAGGAAGTGCATCATTTGGAAGAAAGCTCTATTTCCGAGATTAGGCGCTTTCTCGCATCTTACGGGCATGAAAACCCGGAAAATTATAAATAA
- a CDS encoding FMN-binding protein — translation MTTKKIITLTFFIAISCLWNQTRGQEIKELTESIIRSEMGKGVSIKQEKYTIPAKAKKNAESAAKQKFANDFIYIYTISNKGKVTSYGLLDNVYGKAMPITFLVLFDTKGNIRSSHIVKYREQYGGEVADKGWNKQFKGKNKDSDYTVGKAIDSISGATISANSVSKGIKKLAVLFHEIF, via the coding sequence ATGACCACTAAAAAAATAATCACACTTACATTTTTTATTGCCATTTCCTGCCTGTGGAATCAAACCCGCGGGCAGGAGATAAAAGAACTGACAGAGTCAATAATCCGCTCTGAAATGGGGAAAGGTGTCTCCATCAAACAGGAGAAATATACCATCCCCGCTAAAGCAAAAAAGAATGCGGAATCTGCCGCAAAGCAAAAATTCGCAAATGACTTTATATACATCTATACAATCTCCAACAAAGGGAAAGTCACCTCGTACGGACTCCTCGACAATGTGTACGGCAAAGCAATGCCGATCACATTTCTTGTGTTGTTTGATACGAAAGGAAATATTCGCTCCTCCCACATCGTAAAATACAGGGAACAGTACGGTGGAGAGGTTGCTGACAAAGGCTGGAACAAACAATTCAAAGGGAAAAATAAAGATTCAGATTATACTGTCGGGAAGGCAATAGACTCAATTTCAGGAGCTACAATTTCTGCCAATTCAGTCTCAAAAGGCATTAAAAAACTCGCAGTTCTGTTTCACGAAATATTTTAG
- a CDS encoding glutamate racemase: MKDRSAPIGVFDSGIGGLTVVKHLIDALPNENIVYFGDTARVPYGSKSNDTVIEYSIQNAAFLMEFGVKAIVVACNTASSVALESLRNKFNVPVIGMIEPGSKYGLGYTSNNKIGVIGTRATINNNAYSQKIKELSPNVEVFETACPLFVPFAEEGWVDHPATQAVAAEYLAPLKTAGIDTLILGCTHYPILREVIQREVGPSIKLVDSGIAASYSVVKELTEREILNDSNSHGSHIYYVSDVPTTFRFVASLFLGKEITNIHKVETDYISSLFSIKK; encoded by the coding sequence ATGAAAGACAGATCGGCTCCAATTGGCGTTTTCGATTCAGGTATAGGCGGACTCACCGTTGTAAAGCACCTTATCGATGCCCTTCCAAATGAAAATATCGTTTATTTTGGCGATACCGCGAGGGTTCCTTACGGTTCAAAGTCAAACGATACTGTTATTGAATACTCAATTCAAAATGCAGCATTTTTGATGGAATTCGGTGTTAAAGCCATCGTTGTAGCCTGCAACACAGCTTCTTCAGTTGCCTTGGAGAGCCTCAGGAACAAATTTAATGTTCCCGTAATTGGAATGATTGAGCCCGGTTCAAAGTATGGACTCGGCTACACCTCCAACAACAAAATCGGTGTTATCGGTACCCGTGCCACAATCAACAATAATGCATACTCGCAAAAGATTAAAGAACTCAGCCCGAATGTTGAAGTATTCGAAACAGCCTGTCCGCTTTTTGTCCCGTTCGCAGAAGAGGGATGGGTTGATCATCCGGCAACTCAGGCAGTGGCTGCCGAATATCTCGCTCCTCTAAAAACTGCAGGAATTGATACACTCATTCTGGGTTGCACACATTATCCAATACTTCGCGAGGTCATTCAGAGGGAAGTGGGACCCTCGATAAAACTTGTCGATTCCGGTATTGCCGCTTCCTATTCTGTTGTGAAGGAACTCACCGAACGGGAGATTCTTAACGACTCAAACTCTCATGGTTCACATATTTATTATGTGAGTGATGTACCCACAACCTTCCGGTTTGTCGCTTCCCTTTTCCTTGGAAAAGAGATAACAAATATCCATAAAGTGGAGACCGACTATATTTCCTCCCTCTTTTCGATTAAAAAATAG